One Fibrobacter sp. UBA4297 DNA window includes the following coding sequences:
- a CDS encoding non-ribosomal peptide synthetase, whose translation MSQLSQKEILEIVNQILKQNVQTDTSLYEVFEDSIQMFRFLGEVKNQLSIEFGMLDLVKAETIGDLVDKIQEKLGNGAEVEKKISLTPMQQSYRLGREQFFHGSVNSTHIYFEVEHALDIDKAEECISKLIEKHEALRAFVEDEDQCILAKDICKNFKITREAVAESDLKQHLEQKRLRAQTEMRDLGKWPLFDITNISTEKRSIAAIDLELMFIDGLSAQGLASEFLSLYHDGVLPSFDFDNNQQYIDWIKSRKDSTKHDNDAEFWHKIEADIPAAPKFPVISTNDNEANICNRVQRKFSKETLRKMEITARKNGVTSSVVLFYLYLKTLARFSESGDFSVNITMLNRPYGIEGMDHIIGDYTSNVIFDFSSKVLEGLNVRDTLQKVRDRMYERIDHSAYEGVEVIRDLIRQKQIDKENPMPIVFTSMLFGRLPEPQGLQVNYVQSQTSQVSIDNQICKTHDGGLMISWDYLEKIFPKDFIFEMFQFYGESIEEFAESADFTSPVISVEKRVEAYNSTAKAFSIEHPIAYLQRSFAKFRDNIALQDGVMTTMNYGELEDSIRKAMFMLKMQGVTCGDSVAILSQKNFSTVITILATMGLGATYIPVDAKWPEDRKNYIVKNSNCKLLVEPQKLVESPTRERADFAPNPDLNATAYVIYTSGSTGVPKGVLISYAAMMNTIIDINERMGVNEHSTILGLSSYCFDLSVYDLFGTLIAGGKLDIAKDIRETDEIRKFMDSSKNILWNSVPAGMELFIDSLDESYTNNELKSVLLSGDWISVSLPERIRKHFPNAKIYSLGGATEASIWSIYFPIVHVEPTWQSIPYGYPLTNQTIYVLNESLEICPPEVQGEIYIGGVGVAQGYANCEEKTKAAFIEHPKFGRIYKTGDFGRFSSNGYVVFLGRKDSQVKVGGYRIELGEIEQRMNAIASVDSAIVVLDTNKQIVAFYTGTQQDKEWFKNELSQFLPVYMIPHKFIHLDAMPLSSNGKLDRKTLMQNLAAGSATIANAAEAKAPVVLTETQSAIIDIWKTVLELKEIDCNLDFFELGGDSIKAQRIAQRIDQKYGIRVPFVSVLNAQNARDFAESVEDMIVPKSATEAFSATDSSESGKGREFPMTGVQLAYLNGRNDHFELGKYNAHYYFEIESQYTIPEIENAIRKVVKKHDAFRAIFLPNGTQKVLTDVPDYKMEVVNCTPAERENETLKIRNELSHHIYQHDKWPLFTFKAVDYGEDTRTVFVSFDLMVCDGDSMQIFFSDLGRILRKQPFEEHIGYSYERYVRDLSHSRDEKRYEEDKAYWMERLPTFPEYPHVPLAQKVSDCTEYTITRKQDVICKKTWSNFKKVAKEHRLSPSALLCTIYAKVLERWSNQQDMVLNLTAFERKPFHKDVEKIIGDFTKLLPLALSMNENDLWKQASDVQTRIMDGLEHLSYDGTEIMRELAKSRNQFGKAILPVVFTCVLFDAPENYYEVLGKLRYSISQTPQIFIDNQIAEMGQKLYVTWDVVKEIFEPEIIDQIFKDFVENIRYIANGENKLHFPEIRNVWNRYNLTVGAAPAKTLHGLVNNAMQKYKDRTAVVGKESSLTYAELDILSNRIANYLHDNGVIRGDRVAVLGERIPETIASILGILKAGGVYVPIDVSYPKERVDFIMQDGNCKFLLKKSYLESKGILSYSEKSLPTINTPKDEAYIIYTSGSTGKPKGVIMQHGATANTIIDVNDRLMLNENDALIGISSICFDLSVYDIFGALSSGAKLALVSDARDMREVCEVLRVQNVTIWNSVPVLFDMAMKHRISTNDSSNLSLRKVLLSGDRIPLDICTTSKNAGCKADLISLGGATEAAIWSIIYPFSEVRPEWDCVPYGYPMKNQTFYVLNADLKPCPPEVQGDLYIGGVGLAKGYNNDPEKTSKAFINHPKLGRIYRTGDLGKLKTEGFIEFLGRSDTQIKLNGFRIELGEIEAALTHTGLVTRAVVALKDVPGNGKQIIAYVLGATVDNAESVLRAEIAKVLTGYMIPSRIITMESFPLSANGKVDKKQLPIPEAPIASTQNATNTTASENISDEEKAMLELWQSVFENPGITLDDDFYSIGGDSITLMKLVDKIALDLKKTVSIDQILQAKNIKEFITLI comes from the coding sequence ATGTCGCAACTTTCGCAAAAAGAAATTCTTGAAATCGTCAATCAAATTTTAAAACAGAACGTTCAAACAGACACATCTCTTTACGAAGTTTTTGAAGATTCCATCCAGATGTTTCGATTCCTTGGAGAAGTCAAAAATCAGCTAAGCATAGAATTCGGCATGCTAGACTTGGTCAAGGCAGAGACCATCGGCGATTTGGTTGACAAAATTCAAGAGAAACTCGGCAACGGAGCCGAGGTCGAAAAAAAAATTTCCTTGACGCCAATGCAGCAATCCTACCGTCTAGGGCGTGAACAGTTTTTCCATGGTTCTGTGAATTCCACCCATATTTACTTTGAAGTGGAACACGCTCTAGACATCGACAAGGCTGAAGAATGTATCAGCAAGCTCATTGAAAAGCACGAAGCACTCCGCGCATTTGTAGAAGATGAGGATCAATGCATTCTCGCCAAGGACATCTGCAAGAACTTCAAGATTACGCGCGAAGCCGTTGCAGAGAGCGATTTGAAACAACATCTCGAACAGAAGCGTTTACGCGCGCAAACCGAAATGCGCGATCTCGGCAAGTGGCCGCTATTTGACATTACAAACATTTCTACCGAAAAGCGTTCCATCGCCGCAATCGATTTGGAACTCATGTTCATTGACGGGTTAAGCGCACAGGGACTCGCCTCTGAATTTTTGTCACTTTACCATGATGGTGTTTTACCATCATTCGACTTCGACAATAATCAGCAATATATCGATTGGATCAAGTCTCGCAAGGATTCCACCAAGCACGATAACGATGCAGAATTTTGGCATAAGATCGAAGCAGACATCCCCGCAGCCCCGAAGTTTCCCGTTATAAGCACAAACGACAACGAAGCCAATATTTGCAACCGCGTTCAGAGAAAGTTCAGCAAAGAAACGCTCCGTAAAATGGAAATCACCGCCCGCAAAAACGGCGTCACCTCCAGCGTAGTCCTCTTCTACCTTTATCTGAAAACGCTCGCAAGATTCAGCGAAAGCGGTGATTTTTCCGTCAACATCACCATGCTCAACCGTCCTTATGGTATTGAAGGCATGGACCACATTATCGGCGATTACACAAGCAACGTCATCTTTGACTTTTCATCAAAAGTACTTGAAGGCTTGAACGTTCGCGACACGCTCCAGAAAGTTCGCGACCGCATGTACGAACGCATCGACCATAGCGCTTACGAAGGCGTCGAAGTCATCCGCGACTTGATTCGTCAAAAGCAAATTGACAAAGAAAATCCCATGCCGATTGTCTTTACAAGTATGCTCTTTGGCAGGCTCCCCGAACCGCAAGGATTGCAAGTCAATTATGTACAATCGCAGACATCGCAAGTCAGCATCGATAACCAGATTTGCAAAACACACGATGGCGGACTCATGATTTCGTGGGACTATCTTGAAAAGATTTTCCCGAAAGATTTCATTTTCGAAATGTTCCAATTCTACGGTGAATCCATTGAAGAATTTGCAGAAAGTGCAGACTTTACAAGCCCCGTCATCAGTGTTGAAAAAAGAGTAGAAGCCTACAACAGCACCGCAAAAGCATTCAGCATTGAGCACCCGATTGCATACTTGCAGCGTTCCTTCGCCAAGTTCCGCGACAACATCGCATTGCAAGACGGCGTCATGACCACCATGAATTATGGCGAACTCGAGGATTCCATACGCAAGGCCATGTTCATGCTCAAAATGCAGGGCGTGACTTGTGGCGATTCCGTTGCCATTCTCTCGCAAAAGAATTTTTCAACCGTCATTACAATCTTAGCCACGATGGGACTTGGCGCGACATACATTCCTGTTGACGCCAAATGGCCCGAAGATCGAAAGAATTACATTGTCAAGAATTCCAATTGCAAACTGTTGGTAGAACCGCAAAAACTTGTAGAATCGCCAACCCGCGAACGCGCTGATTTTGCACCGAATCCAGACCTTAATGCGACCGCTTACGTCATTTACACTTCCGGAAGCACAGGCGTCCCGAAGGGAGTGCTTATTTCGTACGCAGCAATGATGAACACCATCATCGACATCAATGAGCGCATGGGCGTAAACGAGCATTCTACAATTCTCGGACTTTCTTCGTACTGCTTCGACCTTTCCGTTTACGACCTTTTCGGCACATTGATTGCAGGCGGCAAGCTCGACATTGCAAAAGACATTCGCGAAACCGACGAAATCCGCAAGTTCATGGACAGTTCCAAAAACATCTTGTGGAATTCCGTCCCTGCCGGCATGGAACTTTTCATCGACAGCCTTGATGAATCCTACACCAATAACGAACTCAAATCCGTTCTCTTGAGTGGCGACTGGATTTCCGTTTCGCTCCCGGAACGCATCCGCAAACATTTCCCCAACGCAAAAATTTACAGTTTGGGCGGAGCTACCGAAGCATCCATTTGGTCTATCTACTTCCCGATTGTGCATGTCGAGCCCACTTGGCAAAGCATCCCTTACGGATACCCGCTCACAAACCAGACAATTTATGTTCTGAACGAGTCGCTTGAAATTTGTCCGCCCGAAGTCCAAGGCGAAATCTACATCGGCGGCGTTGGAGTCGCTCAGGGTTACGCCAACTGCGAAGAAAAGACAAAGGCAGCCTTCATCGAACATCCAAAATTCGGACGCATTTACAAGACCGGTGATTTCGGGCGTTTTTCGTCGAACGGTTACGTCGTATTCCTCGGACGCAAGGACAGCCAAGTTAAAGTTGGCGGTTACCGAATTGAACTCGGCGAAATTGAGCAACGCATGAACGCCATCGCGTCTGTCGATAGCGCCATCGTCGTTCTGGACACGAACAAGCAAATTGTCGCATTCTACACCGGCACGCAACAGGATAAAGAATGGTTCAAGAATGAGCTTTCGCAATTCCTGCCCGTGTACATGATTCCGCACAAGTTCATCCATCTGGATGCAATGCCGTTATCTTCTAACGGAAAGCTTGATCGCAAAACGCTGATGCAGAATCTTGCCGCAGGTTCCGCAACCATAGCAAACGCAGCGGAAGCTAAAGCACCGGTAGTCCTCACCGAAACGCAATCCGCAATTATCGACATTTGGAAAACAGTCCTTGAACTCAAGGAAATCGACTGCAACCTCGACTTTTTTGAGCTCGGCGGTGACTCCATCAAAGCCCAGCGAATCGCACAACGCATTGACCAAAAATACGGAATCCGTGTTCCGTTCGTCTCCGTTTTGAACGCTCAAAACGCAAGGGATTTTGCCGAATCTGTAGAAGACATGATTGTTCCTAAAAGCGCCACCGAGGCGTTTTCCGCCACAGATTCTAGCGAATCCGGAAAAGGCAGAGAATTTCCGATGACAGGTGTTCAGCTTGCCTATCTGAACGGTCGCAACGATCACTTTGAACTCGGCAAGTACAATGCGCATTATTACTTCGAAATCGAATCGCAATACACCATTCCCGAAATCGAAAATGCCATCCGAAAAGTCGTGAAAAAGCACGACGCATTCCGCGCCATCTTCCTCCCGAACGGTACGCAGAAGGTTCTCACCGATGTTCCCGACTACAAGATGGAAGTCGTGAACTGCACCCCGGCAGAACGCGAAAACGAAACACTCAAAATCAGGAACGAGCTTTCACATCACATCTACCAGCACGACAAATGGCCACTATTCACCTTCAAGGCCGTCGATTACGGTGAAGACACCCGCACGGTTTTTGTGAGCTTCGATTTGATGGTTTGCGATGGCGACAGTATGCAAATCTTCTTCTCGGATTTGGGACGCATTTTGCGTAAGCAGCCATTCGAGGAACACATCGGCTATTCGTATGAGCGCTATGTCCGCGATCTTTCCCACTCCCGTGACGAAAAGCGCTATGAAGAAGATAAGGCGTATTGGATGGAACGATTGCCGACATTCCCTGAATATCCGCACGTGCCACTTGCTCAAAAGGTTTCGGATTGCACCGAATACACGATTACACGAAAGCAAGATGTTATCTGCAAAAAGACCTGGAGTAATTTCAAGAAGGTCGCCAAAGAACATCGCCTTTCGCCGTCAGCACTGCTTTGCACCATTTATGCCAAGGTTCTTGAGCGTTGGAGCAACCAGCAAGACATGGTGCTGAACTTGACCGCATTCGAACGCAAGCCATTCCACAAGGATGTCGAAAAAATCATCGGCGACTTTACCAAGCTCTTGCCTCTCGCTCTTTCGATGAACGAAAATGACTTGTGGAAACAAGCCTCTGATGTGCAGACACGAATCATGGACGGTCTTGAGCACTTGTCTTACGACGGCACCGAAATCATGCGCGAGCTCGCCAAATCAAGGAACCAGTTCGGCAAAGCTATTTTGCCTGTAGTCTTCACTTGCGTCTTATTTGATGCCCCTGAAAACTATTACGAAGTTCTCGGCAAATTGCGTTATTCCATTTCACAGACTCCGCAAATTTTCATCGACAACCAAATTGCAGAAATGGGCCAAAAGCTCTATGTCACCTGGGATGTCGTCAAGGAAATTTTCGAGCCGGAAATCATCGACCAAATTTTTAAGGACTTTGTCGAAAACATTCGCTACATTGCCAACGGTGAAAACAAATTACACTTCCCTGAAATCAGGAACGTTTGGAACCGTTACAACCTCACTGTTGGCGCAGCTCCTGCAAAAACTTTGCACGGCCTCGTCAACAACGCCATGCAAAAATACAAGGACCGCACAGCCGTTGTCGGGAAAGAGTCTTCGCTTACCTACGCAGAACTTGATATTCTTTCAAATCGCATCGCCAATTACCTCCACGATAATGGTGTAATTCGCGGCGACCGCGTTGCCGTCCTTGGCGAACGCATCCCGGAAACGATTGCAAGCATTCTTGGCATTCTCAAGGCAGGCGGCGTTTACGTTCCCATCGATGTTTCGTACCCTAAGGAACGCGTAGACTTCATCATGCAAGATGGCAACTGCAAATTCTTGCTGAAAAAATCGTATCTCGAATCCAAGGGAATCTTAAGCTACAGCGAAAAGTCACTCCCGACCATCAACACGCCCAAAGACGAAGCCTATATCATCTACACTTCCGGTAGTACGGGCAAGCCCAAGGGCGTCATCATGCAGCATGGCGCAACCGCAAATACGATTATTGATGTTAACGATCGCCTCATGCTCAACGAAAACGACGCACTCATCGGAATCTCTTCCATTTGCTTCGACCTTTCCGTGTACGACATTTTCGGCGCTCTCAGCAGTGGCGCAAAACTCGCATTAGTGAGCGACGCCCGCGACATGCGCGAAGTCTGCGAAGTTCTCCGTGTGCAGAATGTGACCATCTGGAATTCTGTTCCCGTACTTTTCGACATGGCGATGAAGCACCGCATTTCAACAAATGATTCTAGCAATCTTTCACTCCGCAAGGTTCTCCTTTCGGGCGACCGCATCCCGCTTGATATTTGTACAACATCAAAGAATGCAGGTTGCAAGGCAGACCTTATCAGTCTCGGCGGCGCAACCGAAGCGGCCATTTGGTCCATCATCTACCCGTTCAGCGAAGTGCGCCCAGAATGGGACTGCGTGCCTTACGGCTACCCGATGAAAAATCAGACGTTCTATGTGCTCAATGCAGATTTGAAGCCCTGTCCGCCAGAAGTTCAGGGCGACCTCTACATCGGCGGCGTGGGACTTGCAAAGGGCTACAATAACGATCCCGAAAAGACAAGCAAGGCATTCATCAACCACCCAAAACTTGGCCGCATCTACCGCACCGGCGATTTGGGCAAGCTAAAAACCGAAGGTTTCATCGAATTCCTCGGACGCTCCGATACGCAAATCAAGCTCAACGGATTTCGCATTGAACTCGGTGAAATCGAAGCCGCATTGACGCACACGGGACTTGTCACAAGAGCCGTCGTCGCGCTCAAGGATGTTCCTGGGAACGGCAAGCAAATCATCGCCTACGTCCTTGGAGCAACCGTTGATAACGCCGAAAGCGTACTCCGCGCAGAAATTGCAAAAGTGCTCACGGGTTACATGATTCCTTCGAGAATCATCACGATGGAATCTTTCCCGCTTTCTGCAAACGGCAAGGTTGACAAAAAGCAGCTCCCAATTCCGGAAGCGCCAATCGCATCAACACAAAACGCAACCAACACAACAGCAAGCGAAAACATCTCCGATGAAGAAAAAGCAATGCTTGAACTCTGGCAAAGCGTTTTCGAGAATCCAGGTATCACGCTTGATGACGACTTCTACTCCATAGGCGGTGATTCCATCACCTTGATGAAACTCGTCGACAAGATTGCTCTAGACCTCAAGAAAACCGTAAGCATCGACCAGATTCTCCAAGCTAAAAATATCAAGGAATTCATAACTCTCATCTAG
- a CDS encoding TonB-dependent receptor: MNKKITFSVALCSACVFAQTDEVTSYDDAFFDEPATVADEPAAVGEKPSKPSDVTVLDGLSVEDESEAEATPVDTKTKAESVKVLDTKELQGSSATIAEATNRSSGVKVRQSGGLGGESKINIRGMEGKNVKVLVDGVPVDNGNGSLSINDIPIDKVDRIEVYKSYVPERFATDGMGGVINVVTKNLFESSITGSYSFGSFNTHKASLDAKYVWVADSAKQRTVETGISAYYNYSDNDYEFTTPYMDTTVTREHDRYYSYSISPFVNLNNFWFDRISLGASFGGMNKEIQSTAHRVEDAFAEAWGYGVSLGLEKKDLFVKGLSAGLSLNFNYAKDQVVDTSHVYYYGWDKTNFKESKGVSGEISMGSATFIERENYTLTMPWNVDYAFNENHSLTWSGLYRYESQDPVDKLAAKGQLLNNAGFPGYSHSVVTGISLENNFWDKRIQNVAGIKAYYYSIKADDVDGKLKRLTDDDATNKDIGYSENIRVKIIESLALKGGYQHSLRFPTREEIFGDGVYVQCAPNLKPEKSDNFTAGAELDLDKIPLLLKMHLEFNWFYLLMEDRIYWNNYASVPRPYYNSVGTITSGFEIDAAIDVNEYVALSFNLTKQDAESREADMSFGIAKGLTVPNTPTFYMNFGAEFHIGDLFFRDDFFKLYWFANYTDEYYYGWKVSAKQDRTIPSSFSQDLGVEYSIMANKLSWSFEVKNFTDELVYDKYGESKPGRTFATKIKFSL, translated from the coding sequence ATGAATAAGAAGATTACTTTTTCCGTTGCGTTATGTTCTGCTTGCGTGTTTGCTCAGACTGATGAAGTGACAAGCTATGACGATGCATTTTTTGATGAACCCGCTACAGTTGCTGATGAACCCGCAGCTGTAGGCGAAAAGCCCTCAAAGCCCTCGGATGTTACAGTTCTTGATGGCTTGTCTGTCGAGGATGAAAGCGAAGCGGAAGCTACTCCTGTTGATACGAAGACAAAGGCCGAATCTGTTAAGGTCTTGGATACAAAGGAATTGCAGGGGTCTAGCGCCACAATTGCCGAAGCGACAAACCGTTCATCGGGCGTGAAAGTCCGTCAATCGGGCGGTCTCGGCGGCGAAAGTAAAATCAATATTCGCGGCATGGAAGGCAAGAACGTAAAAGTCCTTGTCGATGGTGTGCCTGTGGATAATGGGAATGGCTCGCTTTCGATAAATGATATCCCTATTGACAAGGTGGATCGCATTGAAGTTTACAAGAGCTATGTGCCAGAACGTTTTGCGACGGATGGCATGGGTGGCGTTATCAATGTTGTGACGAAGAACTTGTTCGAAAGTTCCATTACAGGTTCTTATTCGTTCGGAAGTTTCAATACACATAAGGCATCGCTTGATGCAAAATACGTGTGGGTGGCCGATTCTGCAAAACAGCGCACTGTAGAAACGGGAATTTCGGCTTATTACAACTATTCCGATAACGATTATGAATTTACTACGCCGTATATGGATACGACGGTGACGCGTGAACATGACCGTTATTACAGCTATAGCATTTCGCCGTTTGTCAACTTGAATAATTTCTGGTTTGATAGAATTTCGTTGGGCGCAAGTTTTGGCGGTATGAATAAAGAAATTCAGTCAACAGCGCACCGTGTTGAGGATGCTTTTGCTGAAGCGTGGGGCTATGGCGTTTCTCTTGGCTTAGAGAAAAAGGACCTTTTTGTAAAGGGACTTTCAGCGGGTTTGTCTCTTAATTTCAATTACGCTAAGGATCAAGTTGTTGATACGAGCCATGTGTATTATTACGGCTGGGATAAGACGAATTTCAAGGAATCAAAGGGCGTTTCTGGTGAAATTTCTATGGGTAGCGCGACGTTCATTGAACGTGAAAATTATACGTTGACGATGCCTTGGAATGTTGATTACGCTTTCAATGAAAATCATTCTCTGACATGGAGTGGCTTGTACCGCTATGAATCGCAGGATCCGGTTGACAAGCTTGCAGCCAAGGGACAGCTTCTGAATAATGCGGGATTCCCGGGATATAGCCATTCCGTAGTGACAGGGATTTCTCTTGAAAATAATTTCTGGGATAAGCGAATCCAGAATGTGGCTGGAATTAAGGCGTATTATTATAGCATAAAAGCTGATGATGTTGATGGTAAGTTGAAACGCCTGACAGATGATGATGCAACGAATAAGGATATTGGCTATAGTGAAAACATTCGAGTGAAAATTATTGAATCGCTTGCGCTCAAGGGTGGCTATCAGCACAGTTTGCGATTCCCGACGCGTGAAGAAATTTTTGGCGATGGCGTTTATGTACAATGCGCACCAAACTTGAAGCCAGAGAAGTCTGATAATTTTACTGCCGGTGCAGAACTTGATTTGGACAAGATTCCCCTTTTGCTTAAAATGCACTTGGAATTCAACTGGTTCTATTTGCTGATGGAAGATCGGATTTATTGGAATAATTACGCCTCTGTTCCGCGCCCGTATTATAATAGCGTCGGTACAATAACTTCAGGATTTGAAATTGACGCTGCGATTGATGTGAACGAATATGTTGCGCTCTCGTTTAACTTGACAAAGCAGGATGCAGAAAGCCGCGAAGCGGATATGTCGTTTGGTATTGCGAAAGGTCTTACTGTTCCGAATACGCCGACGTTCTATATGAATTTTGGTGCAGAATTCCATATTGGTGATTTGTTCTTCCGCGATGACTTCTTCAAACTTTATTGGTTTGCAAATTATACGGATGAATATTATTACGGCTGGAAAGTTTCGGCAAAACAAGATCGTACAATCCCGAGTTCGTTCTCGCAAGATTTAGGTGTTGAATACTCCATTATGGCAAATAAGCTCTCTTGGAGTTTTGAAGTCAAAAATTTTACGGATGAACTTGTCTATGACAAGTACGGAGAATCTAAGCCAGGTCGCACTTTTGCGACGAAGATAAAATTTTCGCTTTAA
- the feoB gene encoding ferrous iron transport protein B, with amino-acid sequence MRTIALLGQPNSGKSTLFNALTGSHQHVGNWPGKTVERAEGFFTQGEELYRVVDLPGSYGLTANSAEEVVTRTYIEHGYADIVCIIVDASQLERSLYMLADFAGVKSPVMLVLNMMDVAEQKGKKIDVEKIEKILNIPVLGFTASDLDSYPKFFETLNRALEKKSTISSDKIRDIVEREGEKSRVANLKKLEDLIAPLKFDNRERFWVASKLLENDSLVRSEVETAVTPEHWKEIKEILDAEGAEGGLLTGEAKYRFVSEVLRDASEGEEKSMKLSRFDKIATHRIWGKIVAFFILVLTLAVSMMIAVPIIASCFGLQGAAEPLVNKLLRSWPVLASFFNSVIIGGLAVTVAMMGFVFAILVTFGLMEDSGYLARSSYVFDSWLSKLGLHGKAFMPLVSGLACTGGAVCGTRVLDTRGQRLFAMVLLWSIPCGSKVAVVLFLASVFFGSAAPLFGLVYVAMIFASFWLSSKLFGNKLMPVNERVGMIMELPPYHKPHWKILLKTVARNVWAVFKKAIAVIWFVSLLFWLISYSKDGNVEHSVLYTIGNAIEPFTQIFGMRWQLFISYIGGIFSKEASLGVMSVVFSSTTDAFSLVARNAAGANLGEMMRAVVSIPEALAFIFASMFNIPCVLAMGTTYRETHSLKWMLAIAGYYFAISLGLAFIVYHIALWVL; translated from the coding sequence ATGAGAACGATTGCTTTGCTGGGACAGCCGAATTCCGGCAAGTCCACTCTTTTTAATGCATTGACGGGCTCGCATCAGCATGTCGGTAACTGGCCCGGAAAAACGGTGGAAAGGGCGGAAGGCTTTTTCACGCAGGGCGAAGAACTTTATCGCGTTGTTGATTTGCCGGGTAGCTATGGGCTTACGGCAAACTCTGCCGAAGAAGTTGTGACGCGTACATACATTGAACATGGTTACGCCGATATTGTCTGCATTATCGTTGATGCTTCGCAATTGGAACGTAGCCTCTACATGCTTGCAGATTTTGCAGGCGTGAAAAGCCCGGTGATGCTTGTGCTCAACATGATGGATGTCGCTGAGCAAAAAGGCAAAAAGATTGATGTTGAAAAAATTGAAAAGATTTTGAACATTCCGGTGCTAGGTTTTACAGCATCCGATTTGGACAGCTATCCGAAATTCTTTGAAACGCTGAATCGTGCGCTTGAAAAGAAGTCGACGATTTCGTCGGATAAAATTCGTGATATTGTTGAACGCGAAGGCGAAAAGTCGCGTGTTGCAAATCTGAAAAAGCTTGAAGATTTGATTGCTCCTCTGAAGTTTGACAATCGCGAAAGATTCTGGGTTGCGTCAAAGCTTTTGGAAAATGATTCGCTTGTGCGTTCGGAGGTTGAAACGGCGGTGACGCCGGAACATTGGAAAGAAATCAAGGAAATTCTTGATGCTGAAGGTGCTGAAGGCGGACTTTTGACGGGTGAAGCGAAGTACCGCTTTGTCTCTGAAGTTCTCCGTGATGCGTCTGAAGGCGAAGAAAAGTCGATGAAGCTTTCTCGCTTTGATAAAATTGCGACGCACCGCATCTGGGGTAAAATTGTCGCGTTCTTTATTCTCGTGCTTACGCTTGCGGTGAGCATGATGATTGCAGTCCCGATTATTGCAAGCTGCTTTGGACTCCAAGGCGCTGCAGAACCACTTGTGAATAAATTGCTTCGTTCGTGGCCTGTACTTGCGTCGTTTTTTAATAGCGTAATCATAGGCGGGCTTGCCGTGACTGTCGCCATGATGGGCTTTGTCTTTGCGATTCTTGTGACGTTTGGACTGATGGAAGATTCAGGTTACTTGGCGAGATCTTCGTATGTGTTTGACTCGTGGCTTTCGAAACTTGGTCTCCATGGAAAGGCTTTTATGCCTTTGGTTTCGGGGCTTGCTTGTACGGGTGGCGCTGTTTGCGGTACTCGAGTGCTTGATACACGAGGGCAGCGCTTGTTTGCGATGGTGCTTTTGTGGTCGATCCCGTGCGGCTCAAAAGTTGCCGTAGTGCTTTTCCTTGCTTCCGTTTTCTTTGGCTCGGCGGCTCCGCTGTTTGGCTTGGTTTATGTAGCGATGATTTTTGCATCGTTCTGGCTCTCGTCTAAACTTTTCGGAAACAAGCTGATGCCGGTGAATGAACGCGTGGGCATGATTATGGAACTCCCGCCGTACCACAAGCCACATTGGAAAATTTTGCTCAAGACGGTTGCTCGCAATGTCTGGGCGGTTTTCAAGAAGGCGATTGCGGTCATTTGGTTTGTGTCCCTTTTGTTCTGGCTTATTTCGTATTCGAAAGATGGAAATGTGGAACATAGCGTGCTTTACACCATTGGCAATGCGATTGAACCGTTTACGCAGATTTTCGGTATGCGCTGGCAACTGTTTATTTCGTATATCGGCGGAATCTTTAGCAAGGAAGCGTCGCTTGGCGTGATGAGCGTGGTCTTCTCGAGTACAACTGATGCGTTCTCGCTTGTTGCCCGTAATGCGGCGGGTGCAAATCTTGGCGAAATGATGCGTGCCGTGGTCTCGATTCCTGAAGCTCTTGCGTTTATTTTTGCATCCATGTTCAATATCCCTTGTGTACTTGCAATGGGTACAACGTATCGTGAAACGCATTCCCTTAAGTGGATGCTTGCAATTGCGGGTTATTACTTTGCGATTTCGCTTGGTTTGGCGTTTATCGTTTACCACATTGCGCTGTGGGTGCTTTAG
- a CDS encoding FeoA family protein, with product MCLSELQENQKGLIQKINGDSRFISRVVSMGLPPSSPFLVLQNDGRSPVLVYSHDTMIAINRKECMQIDVEMA from the coding sequence ATGTGTTTGTCTGAATTACAGGAAAATCAAAAGGGTTTGATTCAAAAGATTAACGGGGATTCCCGCTTCATTTCTCGCGTGGTTTCGATGGGACTCCCGCCGAGCAGTCCGTTCTTGGTGCTGCAAAATGATGGGCGTTCTCCGGTTCTTGTGTATTCGCACGATACGATGATTGCGATTAACCGCAAAGAATGCATGCAGATTGACGTGGAGATGGCATGA